The window ACTTTAGCAGAGTGCCCTGAATCTCTGGCTCCACAGAACAGCGAAGGCCTCGAAAAGATGGCCCACAAAACGGGCCTCACTCAGGGCAGGCCTCACCCAGGAAAATGGGAGGCTGCAGACCCCACTAGGCCTCAAAATGGAGCTCAGGCTTTGGAAGTCAGAAGTGAGTAGCGTAGTCGGTGGGAGAGACGGTTTAAATAGTCTGTGAGTTGTGGCTCGTGTTTAGGATTCGGGTGAAGGACGGCGGAGGGCGGATTGGCCCATCATTTCATCTGAAAGCCCCTCAGTCCCCCTGAGAGACAGAACAGCCGCCCTGAGCTGACAAATTCACCAAGCCAAGTAGGGTGGCAGTGACGATGCCGTTGGTATGCGTGGTGGTCTGTTAGGTTACATCGCTGTGATTGacgagtttgtttttttttattaattttgcacaaGTTGGACCCTTGAGGACCCCCCGTACCCGTGCCCACTCCCCTCGGGTCACAGACCAGCATTGAAGGGTGGGTGCCACTTGGACCCCACTTGAGTCGACTCGAGCCAATCACGGGACTCTGCAGTGGCGTCGAGGAACTCGGCCGTAATGCCTCTTTTATCTGCGCCGTGTTATCGACtttaggttttaaaaaagttacaaaagTGAAGAACCACCAAGACATCCAGCCGACCTGTGAGCCAACGCCTCGCGCTGCCAGCATTTCTTTCTTAAACTTGGTTTATTTTATTGACAGGAAGATCTGCGACCCTGGACTGACTGCGTTTGAACCCGAGGCCCTGGGCAACTTGGTTGAAGGCACCGACTTTCACAGGTTCTACTTCGAAAACGGTAAGCGGCGAAGGGGAGACGCGGACATGACGGGCGACTTCCCTCTGTGGCTCCGCCGAGTGACCTGCCTGCCCTTTGTTTTGATCCGTAGGAtcggggggtggggtggggggtctGCGTCCCACCACTGCCGCGGGTCGATTTTCATCCTAGAGAGATGAGAAGACAGGCGGACGTGTGGATTGGCGTACGAGTTCACCGGATGAATGATGAGCGGATGTCTGATGGTTTGTTTATTCAGTGAGTGATGGAAGGAGAGACGTGCAGGGTGGGAGAAGAtggctgaaatgaaacaaatcaccaCATCCGGATAGCATGGAGGAGATTAGCGAGAGGGGACGGAGACGGAGACCCTGACAGAAAGTCAGAAGGACTGGAGAAGAGAAAATGTGATCAGGTGACGTGAGAAGGAAGGTCAGCCGGCCAACTCATGCCAGTCAGCTTAATGGGCATCGattactggaaaagatggcacAGCACATGGCTGGCGTTCGTCTAAAACAGTGACGTCAACATGCATCTCTCTACTGTATTACATAAAAACATCcggggacgagacgagactttctcagagagacacttttacgtcccgtgagacgagactttgtgatCGAGAGATTTAACCAAcgccagggctggaaataaaagacaaagaggagACGACAAAGgcgaacgtcgtaaagaattcaaacacGTTGACGCGATACACGCGGAGAGCAGGTCAGAGATGATGAAAGAActcaaattcaaaagtctcaaaaacatgatagtaaagatcgcattagcgcaaacaaaccgAAATTAtaactcggtgaaataacgagCAGCGAAAAGAGATGGAAGACGtcgttcagatttaaacttcaaGTGGGAGACTCGCAGATCGTctgattcgtgttgccatcagggttTGTAACGAATGAAGAGGCGCATCCACGAGAAGTAAGaggtttgttgtttggtgaaagtgaaatccacaaacgcgagcggcagagacacgtgAACTAACTGGCAGGCGTGTGGCGAGGCGGTAAAAGAGCAGAGGACGCGTCGTTGCAGCGTGAAGAGAAGTTCCAGATGGCTCCTTTCGTTTTGTCGCTGCTCGTTTTTGGACTTTCTGAGGAGCTCGATGGACGACTCGGGAGTCGACTTCACTCGTTGGCTTCTCTGGCGGCGACTCTGGACGCTTCAGTGGATGGCTGACTGTTCGGTGCTTTGGTGGGTCGATGGATTGCCGGTGGTCTCTGGTTTATTCCTCGACGTGTTGAGGAGTCGCCTTGTCGAGGGTGTTGAGTGGTGGTTGGACCCCCGACTCATTGGCGTATCTGGTGCGTCTTTAGCCCTCTTTGGGGCGGTGGGTGGACTTTTGTCATTTCACTCAAATGATGGAATTGTCCTGACGTGTCGGTTCTCGCTCCTTATTATGGTCTGGTTATAAAAGGCAGCGTAGTCTTTAGCGAGATGTGAACATGCAGTCAACTCGGACGGGACTGCAGTTTCAGGGGTCCTCCGGTAAGAGGTTCCTGCTCAGTGTAAGGCGTGTGGTCTTATTAGTGCAACGCTCGACGATCCGAGGGGCCGGTTGGTACTTTCATTGGCGCGTGCCACATTGGGCTCAAGGCTGAGGCCAGTCGCTGTTCATTATGACGTACGCCTTTTCCGTGGATTGCCCATGTGACTCGTGGGCAGACCCTCTTTAAATGGCGTCGTGTTGCTTTTCGTTTTCCTTTCTCTCCCCCAGCTCTGTCCAAGGGAAACAAGCCGATCCACACCATCATCTTGAACCCCCACGTGCACCTGATTGGCGAGGACGCCGCCTGCATCGCTTACATCCGGCTGACCCAGTACATCGACGGGAACGGCATGCCCAAGACGATGCAGTCTGAGGAGACCCGGGTGTGGCATCGCCGCGACAGCAAGTGGCAGAACATTCATTTCCATCGCTCAGGCTCTCCCACGGTGCCCATCGAGTAAGGTGAGGCTTCAGGGGGTTTCTCTTGCATGGTTTGAGCCGAGCTACCCGGACCTCTTGGGGGGTCTCCAGGGCTGGGCACTAAAGCTCCTTCTCTCTTTGTCTTTCAGTTGGCATGTGCCCAGCTGTCACTGCCTGCCTCCTCATCTCTCACAAGCCAACCGGACTAACGAGGCTCTCCCGTCTCCGATACCAGCCGCCTTCCAGTGGACCCCGTGTCCCCCATCCTGATGTGTGACCCCAAGTCTCTCCCACCTCTGCCTACCATTTAGTTAACTGAAGGAAATGTTCCACGTCGAGACCCCTGGGAGGGAAAACACAGCGAGTCACGTAACGGTTACCGAAGAGTACCAACCTGAAACAGTCAGTTAGGATTAACCAGGGTGCGACGCTCGGGTGGCACCGTTTCACCGAGGATGAGGATGTCAAATTTCAGACATTTTCACTttagtgatgagaaagaagcaggCCAGCTTTTTAATTTGAACGGGACGGTCAGGCAGTcgtggatttaaaaaaaaggaagttgtGCCCGTCTGTCCGTCCCGTATCCCATAGCAACGGGTTGCTATGTAAATGCCATCGACTTGACGGCTTCGTCATGGTCATCCTCACCACTCTGGTTAATTAAAAGCTGACTGGATTCAATGATTAAAAACACGTCCAATAAAAGCGAGAAAAGGAAAAACGTGTCGTACGGCGAATGAAAGATGACGGCTGTGACGCGTGAATGGCCGGAGGGCACTGGGTGGGACAGGAGGGGTCGAGTAGCGACGCATAGATTTCAGCGAACACCTTGGTCTTTTTGCTCCTTGCTCGTCTATAGGTGGTCTGCCTCGAGCCGGTGGTCTCCAAGGATCTTGTGCCGCATGTCCACCGTCTTGAGGTACACGAACAGACTTGTTCACCAACCTCAAGGCCTCCTGTGTCCATCGGTCCCGACATTCGCACCGTCCCAGTCGTCGTCTTTTGGAGTTTCTGGCGTTGGCTGTTCAGTCCCAAGAGAACTTTTAAGTTTGTCGTTACTCCAAATGCTGACTTGATCCCGAAACACAGGCGGGACCGCTCAGGTGCCGGGGGCCTCGATCTGTAGTTTACTGGCACTCATCGGAGGGTCCCGTCGGTGCGCTGCCACCATCCCCAGGGGTGCCCACGTGGCCTTGGCGCATTTCGTTCAGTTCTATCACTATAAAAGGAGGCGGCGGGTTGGTTTTCAGGCCTCGTTGTTTTTTCGGTTTTTGTGGAAGACgacgtttcattttttttcttttttctaagacggcttgctttttatcttttatttttggtGACGTGCGTATTTTGTGATGGAAGTAAAAAAACGTTCAGTCTGCGCTTTAAGGGACCGACCGCAACCTCAAACACACACGCAGAACGGGCGCACGAGTGGCGTTGACAGGCGCGCTCATCCCCAGAGTGGGCACGTCCTCTCGCGCTGAAACGCCGAGTCAGGGTTTCGTATTTTTTTCCGTTTTCTCCACGGCGGGCGGGGGGGCGGGGCTCTGCTTGACTTTTCTCGTTTGTTACtttaatgctgtttttttaattcaaattaaatggTGGTTAATGTGTCATTGGAAGCCATTGATGTTCTAAAACTCACGGAGTCCAACTTGTTGAGATTATTTGGGGGGTTTTAAGGTTTCTTTTCTTTGAACGTATTGTTAAAATCGCAAAACAAAAAACCCAAACGGTAACGAAGTCGATGTGAGCCGCTAGCGTTGCTTTGGTGTGTGTGAAGACGAATCATCTTGtgacattttgactttttaattgtAGACTTTGGTGGCGGGTGACTTCCTCCACAATGCCAATGTTGTCTTCCATGCAGtgtggtggaggaggaggaggaggaggaggagttcaTCTTCACCGCGGCTCAAACACAAACTTGTCATTTCTGTGCTGTTCAGTAAGCTGTGGCATCCCATGGGAACGCAGAACATACCGGACGTCTCGCACGGGTTCATATATTTAAGTGACAATAAAAACGTGTGATTTCTGCTCTCCActcttgtgtgtctgtgtgtgtttaatgCTCTGTACTCGAGTCCCCGCTCGGTCACATTTAGAACGACATGACTCGCCTCGAGGATCGGCACCGCAGGGGTCCGTCCTGAACTCACACCGCTGAGGAGAACCCGAGAGACGAGGTTGGAGGCCATGAGGAGGTGGTCTTTGGGTCAGACACCTGTCCATACAGCAGCACGGCCTCCACAGACCACCCACAGGAAGAGTCGagctgtgaggctgcagtgcgGTGTGCCATCCTGTAAAACACCACTGGCAGCGCCAGGCCATGCTGTGAGACGTTCAAATGAACCGAGATCTTTTAACTGAAATCTACAAGGTGGTCATCCAAAACACTGGCAGACGGTCAGAACGAGGCCAGCAAGCACAGGCGGGAGGCTCCCTGACTCCTCACACCAATTTGGGGAAAGAGAAGGACGCCAAAAAAGTGGAAATAAAATTCTAAACCAGCTGGGGGGCTCAAGAATGGTGGGCGCTGTAGAAGCACAGAGACACACAATGCCTGACCCAGCGCCACCGTCGGCGGCCTGACTTTCTGTTGCTCCCGACTCACCCGAGTTTGTGTTGTGTGTGGCGTGACGGTCACCTTCATGTGATGGCTAGCCAATTAGTGTTGCATAGCAACTGACACATAGGAGGGGCCAAGGGTAAGTAGCTGACAAATCAAAAGAGCTTTTGAGAGGGggcagggtaaaaaaaaaagaaaaggctgtGGGTGGAGCAACAGGCACAGGTAGGAGGGGCCAAGAATGAAATAAGCAAAAGGCAAGGCTGAGGGTGGAGCCACAGTCACAGGTGGGAGGAGCTAAAGGTAACACAATGTTTTGAGTTGTTAGGGTTGATGTCACTCAATTCCCAAAAGGCACACATCTGGAATTAatggaaaatgtcaaataaaaaccCACTTTAAAACAGCAGTTGAGATTTATAAATATAGAACTAATACTTCACTTTGGAACACACCTCAGACAGTTCGATAGAtaagagatgaaaggcactatataacaatagACAGACAATACTTTATTTGTcgccaaggggaaattaaaactttagagaagctcaagaaaaaattctaaatattctaAGCAAACCACAATCCTCCAAACTTGTGACTTGGTTACTAAGAGAGCTGCCACCATCTGATGCCAGACTACTGGAGGTGGCAGTGACAGGAGGTGACAGCGGCCCACTTGCACCACAGGCGGACACTGAAAGGCCAGAAGAGCAGACGTTTGCTAGAAGTTTCTTCCCCAGCACCGGCTGACCGAGTGAATCTTTTCTGTTGCCGAGTCAGCCAGGGTGATGTTACTTACCTACGTGGGTGAATCCGGTCAGCATTTCATTGTTCATATTTTTAggttttaattcaattttttttttattatttttaaaccatCGCTTTTTCATGAGGAGGCACCTAAAAATTCTTtgaattgttaaaaacaaaaaaaccttatTGTGCAACTTACAGCAATTCCACGTTTGTCACCTCGAGAGTAAACCGCCGGAGATGCCATCCACTCGTCTCATCTTTTGTGTCTTGAGCAGCGGAGTTCCTTCCCTTCAGTCGCAGTTTGAAGTTGCGAGGCAGTGAGATCTGGCGGAGCAACAGTCACATGACGGGGGGTCAGGACCACATTTAGGGGAGCAGGCGAGCTGTCTGTGCCAGGCGATGCCACAGCAGCTGTCCGAGAGGAAACTCAATTAACAATCTGCCTTCCGCTGAACGACATGAtccgcggtgggctggcgccctgcccggggtttgtttcctgccttgcgccctgtgttggctgggattggctccagcagacccctgtgactctgtacagggtgctccagatctaattatgctgatccagatcggctggatgactttgatttacgcggtgacgattcttcatgtcgtaagttcgcacatttctcgatggtccgggatttttcgggtgattttcggtgtaataaacgtaataatttatagcgtaatgaaaattgcataattagatctggaccaccctatagttgggatatagcgggttggataatagatggatggatggatgaaagacgTGATTGTTGTGGCCTTGACGTTCAACGCGACCCCCCGTGCTCGAGTCGCGTGTACGTCTGTAGGACAAACGTCAGAAATGTGCACTCGATCAACTCGGCACGATGCCACTTGGCGCACTGAATAACCGGATTTTCAGCGAGCGACACCCGGTGGCCTAGTCGATAACTACACTCTGCTCCTATGCAGTTGACCGATTCTGTGGATTTTTTTGGGTCCCCACTCGTGAATCACAAGTCCCACCCCTGCTCAGTGCCCCTCTGTCTCAAGGTTTCCCACCCAGAATTAAAATAATCCTTGAAGTACGCGGTGTGTAGCAGTCCTCTGCGGTACCCAAACTCGCCGTCACAGTCCATTCAACAGGAAAGTCCTCAATCTAAGGAGTCGGGCCTGGCGTGAATTCTTTCCGTCCTCACTCCGGATCTCCAGCCTTTCCATCCTCCAGTGAGCTAGCGGACGAGTACACGACAACGTAAAACATCCCACTTTACGTACCTCAGACTTTGGAGACGTGAGGGTGGCCATCAGACCCCCTGTGGCATTTCTCGAGTTCTGAGGTCACCAGAGAGGCAGATGAAATGAGACAAGCTGGCACTCCGAGTCTGCGATGACAGCAGCATCTCTGCAATTTACTTCCACCGCAGGGGTCCGTCCTTAACTAGCAATGGGAGGAGAACCCGACAGATGAGGTTGGAGGCCATGAGGAGGTGGTCTTTGGGTCAAGACACCCGTCCATACAGCACGGCCTCCACAGACTACCCACAGGAAGAGTCGagctgtgaggctgcagtgcgGTGTGCCATCCTGTAAAACACCACTGGCAGCGCCAGGCCGTGCTGTGAGACGTTCAAATGAACCGACATCTTTTAACTGAAATCTACAAGGTGGTCATCCAAAAACTCGCAGGTGGTCAGAACGAGGCCAGCAAGCACAGGCGGGAGGCTCTCTGACTCCTCACACCAATTTGGGGAAAGAGAAGGACACCAAAAAAGTGGAAATAAAATTCTAAACCAGCTGGGGGGCTCAAGAATGGTGGGCGCTGTAGAAGCACAGAGACACACAATGCCTGACCCAGCGCCATCGTCGGTGGCCTGCCTTTCTGTTACACCCGACTCACCCAAGTTTGTGTTGCGTGTGGCGTGACGGTCACCTTCATGTGATGGCTAGCCAATTAGTGTTGCATAGCAACTGACACATAGGAGGGGCCAAGCGTAAGTAGCTGACAAATCAAAAGAGCTTTTGGGGGGGagggtagaaaaaaaagaaaaggctgtGAGTGGAGCAACAGGCACAGGTAGGAGGGGCCAAGAATGAAATAAGCAAAAGGTAAGGGTGGAGCCACAATCACAGGTGGGAGGAGCTAAAGATAATACAGTGTCCATCTAAGAATGGATTGGGACGAGGCAGACTGGACATCTTGACATCAATAAAGAGGAAAGATTCTGCAACACACGGACCAAAATGGAGGCACCCCAACCCCCCCAAGTCAAGGGGTCCCCAAGATTAGAATTTTCAGACACTTTTccgttgtttttaataaaacactcgGACCAACATCAGACTGTCTGAGAGCGCAAAGTGACATCAGCATGTGACAAGATGTGACAAGAGCAGAGACAGAAGAGGACCCCCAGAGACACCACGTTGGTACATTTAACACTTGGATATTTTATTTTCGGTAAATCAGCCATGTACACATTGCAGCTGCTATGCATCGTTAGTGTTTAATGTTCatt of the Polypterus senegalus isolate Bchr_013 unplaced genomic scaffold, ASM1683550v1 scaffold_293, whole genome shotgun sequence genome contains:
- the LOC120519869 gene encoding uncharacterized protein LOC120519869 produces the protein MAHKTGLTQGRPHPGKWEAADPTRPQNGAQALEVRRPPVPVPTPLGSQTSIEGWVPLGPHLSRLEPITGLCSGVEELGRNASFICAVLSTLGFKKVTKVKNHQDIQPTCEPTPRAASISFLNLVYFIDRKICDPGLTAFEPEALGNLVEGTDFHRFYFENALSKGNKPIHTIILNPHVHLIGEDAACIAYIRLTQYIDGNGMPKTMQSEETRVWHRRDSKWQNIHFHRSGSPTVPIE